The nucleotide sequence CGCATTTGGGGCATGTATTGATGGGTACAAGTTTCTTAGGAAGGTTATAGTGATAGATGGTACAGCGATGAAGGGTAAGTACAAAGGCTGTTTGGTAGCAGCTAGTGGCCAGGATGGAAATTTGCAGATTTATCCACTGGCCTTTGGGGTAGTGGAAGTGGAGAATGATGCTGGGTGGGTGTGGTTTTTGAAGAATCTATCGAAATTTGTTCCAGATGAAGAAGACCTTGTTTTCGTATCTGATAGGCATGCTTCTATCCATTCTGCACTCGCAAAAGTGTATCCTCTAGCACATCATGCAGCATGCTCCGTTCATCTTTTTCATAATGTTAATCACAAATTCAAAAGCGGCGGTCTGGCTAACCTTGTCTCAAAAGCAGGGAGAGCATATACAGTTGGTGATTTCCGTTATTGGTTGAGGCAAATCGAGGAAACAAAACCAGAGTGTGCGGAGTATCTACTTAAGATTGGACTACCACATTGGACACTTTCACACTTCCCTGGCAACTGTTACAATTTGATGAGTAGCAACATCTCAGAGTCACTGAACGCCGCAATGCAAAAAGCTGTTGATTATCCGATAGTGTCAATGGTAGAGTTCATAAGAGCAATGTTGATGAGGTGGTTTTGGTGTAGAAGGACATTCGCTGGGAAGACAAGGACAAGGTGTACACCAAAAATTGAAGAATTGTTGATTGACCATCTGAAGGAGTCACTCAATTGTGCGGTCAATGGAGCTACTGACTGGATTTACCAAGTGAACGAAGGGATTGGGTGTGAGTTTACAGTTGACCttgagaaaaaaacatgtaCTTGCAGGGTTTTTGACGTACTTATGGTACCTTGCTGTCACGTTCTGGCTGCTGGTCGAATAAGAAACATTGACCCATACACACTTATAAGCCGCTGTTATTTCGTTGGACCATGGAGGGAAAAGTACAAAGGAGTTGTAATGCCTCGTCCAAATGAGAAAGACGTGGACATCCCAGAAGAATTGACAGAGGTACCTGTAAACCCACCAAGGACAAAGCGCCAAGGGGGAAGGCTAAAAAAGAGAAGGATTCCATCACAGGGTGAAGTTCATCATGTAAGTCACGCTATTTAAACATTTATGTCCACTCTTATGAAACATGGTCCATTTAACTAACCATTTGTTGGTTGGATATGAATGTTTtccagaagaagaagggagTAACAAAATGTGGGAGATGTTTTGGACAAGGTCACAACAGGAAAATATGCTCGATGCTAATTTGAAGAAATGAAGATTGGTTAAGGAAGTGTTGTTTGAGATTCCATCTTTTGGATGCTGATGGATTTTTCACTTTGAGTCCCTTATTATTTTGTCTACTATGGTTGTAAGATTTAATGTCCTTCAGCTTTTGGGAACTCTTTCGGTTAGTAATGGCTGTTATTTTGTCTACTATGGTTGTAAGATTTAATGTCCTTCAGCATTTGGGAAATCAAATTGGATAGTATGGCTGTTATTTTGGGGGATATGGATGTAAGACTCTTTTGGCTATTATGGTTGTAAGATTTAGTCGACAAACACCTTTGGCTATGGTTATTATGGTTGTAAGATTATTTTGGGGATATGGTTGTAAGACTCTTTTGGGGGATATGGTTGTAAAACTCTTTTGGCTATTACTGTTTTAGTCCACACACACCTTCAGCATTTGGCTACTATTCTAACATGTGACTGAGTTATGCCTGATGATGGAAAGGTATTTAAACTGTGGAcgtaacataatataaaatattgaaagcGTGGTAATAGACAAGTAATTTTAGTGTGGATATGCAATTAAAGGCATGCTTAAATTAGTCTTCTGAAAGCAATACAAAAGATAGATGGCCAGGTAGTACATAACTTAGAAAGGAAAGATAGAGGACATTGGAAACAGAGAGTACATAACTTAACAAAAGGAAACAGAAAGAACTGGTAGACAAGATTCTTGGACTGGTAGACAAGATTCTTGGACTGGTAGACTAGATTCTTGGACTGGTAGACAACATAAAGTACTGTGATTTCTAGCGAACACATTAGTgcttaataatgtaaaaaagtAGGCCAATAAGTAGTAAAAAGAGAAAGGCAATGGTGAATCCTTTTAACCCAAAGGTCGATGGAGTAGAAGGGTGATTGTTCCTTGGTGTAAGGTTGTGGACGTTGGAAGCAAGTTCTTCGTAGCCATCACTGATCTCACGAATAAGTTGTTTGAGGTGGGCAATCTCTTCTCCATGATGTTCCATTCGGGCGGCCAACATAGAGGGGTAGACCATCGTGCCATTTGGTCCAAGGGTGAAGTAGTTGATAAGGTCGTCACGCTGATCAAGCTTTGAGTGTAGGTCGTGGATTTCCTCGTTGATGGCCCCGTGCCACAGCTTGTTGAGGTGTAAACCGCCATCCTTGTTTTAAGAGAAACCACAATTTGTTATTCCAGATCTTGGTTATTTAAAGTGAAATAAATGGAAACAGAGCTTCAGAAATTATAAGGAACAATTAATACCTCAGATCTAGCACATTTGTAGTAAAGACGGCCCTGGTTTACACCTTCCTGGTGGGTACTTAGTTCAAGATTTCCACCACACCAGCAGTTCCTGGGTATCCCGTACCTTTCATTCTGGCGGTCGCGAGACTTAACAGAATCAGCCGAGGAGGAAGAAGGCTGACTGTAACTGTATCGACCCATGTTGTTGGTAAAACGGAGACAATGTTAAGAGAAAGAAAGGGGATAATGAAAGTGATGGTGTATGTTATCCATCCtttattggtttttaatttttaacagtttattattaaattattttttttaatttaaaagaatgTGTTACAGGCTGTAAAGTGATTTGGACATTGTGTGTGGCAAGGAGCAATGTCTTACCTGATTGATGGCGACCTGACGTTATGGAGCAAGTACAGTCAAACGTTATCGTTTTGGTCCAGAATATAGTTAGGTTATAATGATGGttacatatatttgtttagtCTCGTTTAGTTGCAATTGTGGACCAAAGTTAGTAATTAGAACTGAATAGAGATATGTCCATTAATTTATGGAGAACATTGAAGTACATGCAAACGAACATGTAGACTTGGTTTAATGGTGGACATGGCGAAAACGTCATGTCCACCGTAACATGGGAAGACGTTAAAGCTTAAAACATACATATGAATTGAATACTCCTCCACCAGACAAAACAAGCTTCACAACGGGAATCCATGGTGCATGTGTATCCATAACCGGCACACTTTGGAACATTATAAAACCGCCAAGTATCGCAATACCTTTTGATCCTACGTGGGCCAAGTTGACGAATGTTTTGAAAAACCGGTTCAGAAATATATTCAGCCATTGCATATGAGCCAACACGTTCCGTAAATGAGTTGATCGTTGAGACACCATCGTGGTAATGACCAGCACAGATTAAGAACAAACCAAGTGCAAACTGCATTTCTTCAGAAAATGGGATTGTATTGAACAATAGGTTGATGGCTTCGTCAATCTTACCTTCTCTAGCTACAAGACGAAGACTTTCCAGGTAACAGGCGTACGGGTTGCCAGCCTTAACACACCTTATGAAGAAAGGGTGGAACTTTGAAGACTTGTCAACAAGAAAAGGTGCCTCTTGAAAAGTACGTAGACAAGTTTGTTTGAGGACATATGAGTTAGTAACAAGGGAAAAACCATTTTTACCCGTAGCCATAAGTGGTCCGAGGAATTGGAAACCATATTTACCTAAATGATGGATTATGCAAAGCTGAAGATGATCGGGCAATGAGTAGAGGAGATTTACCGTGGTTAATGAAAGTGGACACATAGTAAAAGATGTTGCCCCAAATAAGAAATGGTTTTTGTAAGAGTAAAATGGTTGTATTCGTGATCTAGTTGTGTTCGTAGTAGTAGGTTAAATAGTGGAACGTTATAGACCCTCATTAAAAGAGACTATAATGAACTGTGTTTTGTAGTTGTGAggtatttaatgttttttagttGGGAGCTCTGTAATGTTCTTAAATTGatgttaaagaaagaagaattgttATGTTTGATACCCACTTATGTTTAGCTATCCAGTATACTAAAGAGGATTGCAACTTGTTGCCAGTTATTTTTGTATGTGGACATTACTATTTCAGTGTGGACAAGTATTTTGTTCATTGTTAAAGGCAAAAAAGACTTTGTGGACATTACTATTTCAATGTGGACAAGTATTTTATTAGTATACCCTGTGGACAGGTATTGTGTTAATTTGTAAAGGCAAGAAAGACTTTAAAGTGTGGACACAGTTTTAATATTTGTGGACTAAAAATGATGGAGAAGTCCATGGTAGACATAATAGTAGGGTCTTAAATCAGCATACTAATGAGAAAGTGAAAAGGGAGGAAGTATCTGTTTATTTGCAATTGTGGACCAAAGTTAGTAATTATAACTGAATAGAGATATGTCCATTAATTTATGGAGAACATTGAAGGGAAGTACATGCAAACGACGGTGGACATGTAGACTTGGTTTAACGGTGGACATGGCGAAAACGTCATGTCCACCGTAACATGGGAAGACGTTAAAGCTTAAAACATACATATGAATTGAATACTCCTCCACCAGACAAAACAAGCTTCACAACGGGAATCCATGGTGCATGTGTATCCATAACCGGCACACTTTGGAACATTATAAAACCGCCAAGTATCGCAATACCTTTTGATCCTACGTGGGACAAGTTGACGAATGTTTTGAAAAACCGATTCAGAAAAATATTCAGTCATTGCATATGGGCCAACACGTTCAGTAAATGAGTTGATCGTTGAGACACCATCGTGGTAATGACCAGCACAGATTAAGAACAAACCAAGTGCAAACTGCATTTCTTCAGAAAATGGGATTGTATTGAACAATAGGTTGATGGCTTCGTCAATCTTACCTTCTCTAGCTACAAGACGAAGACTTTCCAGGTAACAGGCGTACGGGTTGCCAGCCTTAACACACCTTATGAAGAAAGGGTGGAACTTTGAAGACTTGTCAACAAGAAAAGGTGCCTCTTGAAAAGTACGTAGACAAGTTTGTTTGAGGACATATGAGTTAGTAACAAGGGAAAAACCATTTTTACCCGTAGCCATAAGTGGTCCGAGGAATTGGAAACCATATTTACCTAAATGATGGATTATGCAAAGCTGAAGATGATCGGGCAATGAGTAGAGGAGATTTACCGTGGTTAATGAAAGTGGACACATAGTGAAAGATGTTGCCCCATATAAGAAATGGTTTTTGTAAGAGTAAAATGGTTGTATTCGTGATATAGTGGTGTTCGTAGTAGTAGGTTAAATAGTGGAACGTTATAGGCCCTCATTAAAAGAGACTATAATGAACTTTGTTTTGTAGTTGTGAggtatttaatgttttttagttGGGAGCTCTGAAATGTTCTTAAATTGATGTTAATGTGGACAagtattttgttaattgttaaaggcaaaaaaaacctaaaagtgTGGGCATTAGTATACCCTGTGGACAGGTATTGTGTTAATTGGTAAAGGCAAGAAAGACTTTAAAGTGTGGACAcagttttaatatttgttgACTAAAAATGATGGAGAAGTCCATGGTAGACATAATAGTAGGGTCTTAAATCAGCATACTAATGAGAAAGTGAAAAGGGAGGAACTCTCTGTTACAAGATCGAACCGCAAATTTGATAAGTAGTGGAAGTAGAAGACACAAAATTACAAATGAACAACGAATTCTTGGTAGACATCAACCGCGTAACTCATTCTAATGTCGTCCACCATCTTCTCCGTGAGGTTATCAAGACCCAAGCCTTGGGCGTGTAGTTCGATGAATTTCACAGTCAGAGGACCACAATCTCCGGTTCTGTCGTTTTGGTAGACGTCCACCAATCTATCAACCTTGAACGATTTAGGTAGAGGACAATCGGTAACGTCGGGGTTGACTAGGTCCTTGATGATGATAGGTAACAACTCAACTAGCGGTTTCATGAGACGAGGCAGCTTAGACTGGTCGTGGTTTACAATAAGGGGATCAAGTATCTGAATTTCGCCTTCTTTTAATTTAATCGCTAAAGCAACCCAATGCCGCTTACCCCAGTTCATTGGTGTGTAATTTGTGTCTACATCGCTGAACCACGCGAGATTGCACTGACTGCTGTAGACAGAGCTACGGACATAGTTCTTGATGAGGCTGTTCCATTGAAATGTTGAtttattcttcttgttcttgtagaGGGTGTAGTCAGTGCTGATCATGTGAGTAAACCAAATATCCAACACTGCGACTCTTGTCTCGCGTAGATAAGGGCCCATCGTCCTCCACAGCTAGGTGAGCATTGCTTCCATATGCTATAGAAGCCGAGTAAAAGAGACATAGAAATAAGGGTTCAAGCGGTATGTGCCTTATTAAGAGACCCCAAAAATCAAGAGAAGTTGTATATTTGGACAAAACATACCGGAGTATCGACCCAATATTTGGGTGAGTACAATTCCTCAAAGAAAGAACGCTTAACGCCGAGGCCATCTATGATATACTCTCTGTAGATCAAAAGTAGATAATATGAATTTATTTcttcaaatttaaatagaaGATATAAACCTTAACATCTTTTGTCCACTGACTTACTTGTGAGGATATGAGGATAGTCTGGTCAGAAATTTCTTTCGAAGTGCAGGTTTTACAATACGGAAAGGGGAGTATTCATACGGAGGGTCCTCCACTGGTCGTGAAGTCTTTTTCTTAGATGAAGAGGACTGACCAT is from Camelina sativa cultivar DH55 chromosome 20, Cs, whole genome shotgun sequence and encodes:
- the LOC104772612 gene encoding uncharacterized protein LOC104772612, encoding MDLKRAGDAIYVGRIFSDKVEMHKALSLYAMKRIFCFGIVASDKTRVISACVDKNCGWRVYAVTLPNTLNLEVRTVTMEHNCDVTARSRYGSKATAKILAGLLRGKFANGKKGPRACELLEMVLSELNVTISYMKAWNAKDLAVNATRGTKEGSFEFLSTYLHLVKSTNPGTITDLHTTVDKKGNTLFKYLFFAFGACIDGYKFLRKVIVIDGTAMKGKYKGCLVAASGQDGNLQIYPLAFGVVEVENDAGWVWFLKNLSKFVPDEEDLVFVSDRHASIHSALAKVYPLAHHAACSVHLFHNVNHKFKSGGLANLVSKAGRAYTVGDFRYWLRQIEETKPECAEYLLKIGLPHWTLSHFPGNCYNLMSSNISESLNAAMQKAVDYPIVSMVEFIRAMLMRWFWCRRTFAGKTRTRCTPKIEELLIDHLKESLNCAVNGATDWIYQVNEGIGCEFTVDLEKKTCTCRVFDVLMVPCCHVLAAGRIRNIDPYTLISRCYFVGPWREKYKGVVMPRPNEKDVDIPEELTEVPVNPPRTKRQGGRLKKRRIPSQGEVHHVSHAI